From Vitis vinifera cultivar Pinot Noir 40024 chromosome 3, ASM3070453v1, the proteins below share one genomic window:
- the LOC100854304 gene encoding probable disease resistance protein At1g58602 — MKWLLSFVGGMVAYSFLKMLAEYSTRKQREEAWRMMAEGRNEEAKEMRHRNSTMKTNDTPDWDTIDWAEVDDSKDLLKIVLSRVIEKLCVVSIQEPAVFVGVEQEVQWIQRELMDARVTYSYAPEQLMDVAYDFEDVIDDLILRSAAKQRRIGNWERCLLVTRIHKKLELIKSKIPDLPHLPYMEAKGACPFNYSIEEIVWSDIFLIHGQSVANTVVSPVEEKVSALLAQEAIHPYTKKKAMRVLDKLRSLNGFLKGLESVELDDGGLVWMEELSHVCLSAVVAIEDFINRTQQLTKRSWMGPSKGFLSAFGKFKSQDKLAVEMDKIYAKIQNLSIHRPTAVNSQGQSRNPKFTLGSTERIPRQPTTQEPDLASFGDDVHAMIARLLTDDQNFRVIPIMGMQGIGKTTLANLIFNHKAVVDHFPFAAWRSDGYRFQLRYKGELLQSGRSQCRVWSNQYEMQRLIPFLINDRSLIVLDNWNFFVDDLEMLPDALNGSRIILTTCETKLPPNLKMKSDPHPLRLRTNEESWALFTHALKFSLPPELLKLKEEIAKRCGGLPLLIVKLGEALSHKDATIEEWSTALQQFHHDQQQLWPNTLYKIHKDLSLYMRRCLFYFTLFPQDFDIPARRLITLWVAEDLVQPEGENETPEDVAERCLNLLIAQGMLQVTKKKLNGNVKMVRLPDALRQYWSSKAQQATFLGVHTNTRSELSLGTNKIRRLVDHLDKEDISFDHIHGNHNRTSSSSLTPCYEDVLSFQSFDTRKESKPGEEVGNFLRQSISSGGFLVLLVLDLENVFRPKLPEAMGKLTRLRYLGLRSTFLEILPSSISKLQNVQTLDMKHTCINTLPNSIWKLQQLRHLHLSESCRSKLMLRHDTNIPTILQTLCGLLVDEETPVRDGLDRLLDIRKLGLTVSSKQEAITLQLQAVVDWVLKLNQLRSLRLKSIDESNQPWDLELKPLVSLVNLSYIYLLGWLRNPSIMSQFPYSLIDLTLSGSGLVEDPMQSLDKLPNLRSLKLLAKSYLGKNMLCSLGGFPQLRVLKLWKLEQLEEWHVEKGALQALRDLEIRFCRSLKILPAELLHRTLLKIEIISAQ, encoded by the exons ATGAAATGGTTATTGAGTTTCGTCGGGGGCATGGTCGCCTACAGCTTCCT AAAAATGCTGGCTGAATACTCTACAAGGAAGCAAAGGGAGGAGGCGTGGAGGATGATGGCAGAGGGTAGAAATGAAGAAGCTAAGGAGATGCGGCATAGAAACTCTACCATGAAGACGAACGACACACCAGACTGGGACACTATAGATTGGGCGGAGGTAGATGACTCCAAAGATTTGTTGAAGATAGTCTTGTCGAGGGTCATAGAGAAACTCTGTGTTGTGTCGATTCAAGAACCAGCAGTTTTCGTTGGAGTCGAACAAGAGGTCCAGTGGATCCAAAGAGAGTTGATGGACGCTAGGGTAACATATAGTTATGCGCCAGAGCAATTAATGGATGTTGCCTATGATTTTGAAGATGTGATTGATGACCTTATACTCAGATCAGCCGCAAAGCAAAGGAGAATAGGAAACTGGGAGAGGTGCCTTTTGGTAACAAGAATTCACAAAAAGCTGGAATTGATCAAGTCTAAGATCCCTGATCTTCCTCATCTCCCATATATGGAAGCAAAGGGTGCCTGCCCCTTTAACTACAGTATTGAAGAAATAGTCTGGTCAGACATCTTCTTGATACATGGTCAGAGTGTGGCAAACACAGTTGTTTCCCCAGTGGAAGAGAAGGTATCAGCTCTGCTAGCTCAGGAGGCAATTCATCCCTATACCAAGAAGAAGGCCATGCGGGTACTAGACAAACTCAGGTCTCTGAATGGTTTTCTCAAAGGCTTAGAATCAGTAGAATTAGATGATGGTGGATTGGTTTGGATGGAGGAGCTGTCCCATGTTTGCCTGTCTGCTGTGGTAGCCATTGAGGACTTCATCAACAGAACACAACAGCTCACGAAAAGAAGTTGGATGGGACCTTCCAAGGGATTTCTTTCGGCTTTTGGCAAATTCAAATCTCAGGATAAGCTTGCTGTGGAGATGGACAAAATATATGCCAAGATCCAAAACCTCTCTATCCACAGGCCAACAGCAGTCAACTCACAAGGTCAAAGTAGGAACCCAAAGTTTACCTTGGGTTCCACCGAGCGAATCCCACGGCAGCCAACAACGCAAGAACCTGATCTCGCCAGCTTTGGTGATGATGTGCATGCAATGATAGCACGGTTGCTTACAGATGATCAGAATTTCAGAGTGATTCCAATTATGGGTATGCAAGGCATTGGAAAGACAACCCTAGCAAATTTGATCTTTAACCATAAAGCTGTTGTGGATCATTTCCCCTTTGCTGCTTGGAGGTCAGATGGCTATCGATTTCAGCTACGTTACAAGGGAGAATTGTTGCAGTCCGGTCGAAGTCAATGCAGAGTGTGGAGTAATCAATACGAGATGCAACGGTTGATACCTTTCTTGATTAATGACAGGTCTCTGATAGTTCTCGATAATTGGAATTTCTTTGTCGACGACCTAGAAATGCTTCCAGATGCATTAAATGGCAGTAGAATTATTTTGACCACTTGCGAAACAAAGCTACCTCCAAATCTCAAAATGAAGAGTGATCCTCACCCACTGCGGTTACGGACAAATGAGGAGAGTTGGGCATTGTTTACCCATGCATTGAAATTTAGCCTACCCCCAGAATTGCTAAAGCTGAAAgaagaaattgcaaaaagaTGTGGGGGGCTGCCACTGCTGATTGTAAAATTGGGGGAAGCACTCTCACACAAGGATGCAACCATTGAGGAGTGGTCCACTGCACTTCAACAATTTCATCATGACCAACAGCAACTTTGGCCCAATACCCTCTACAAGATCCATAAGGATTTGTCCTTGTACATGAGGAGATGtctattttatttcactttatttccTCAAGATTTTGATATTCCGGCAAGAAGATTGATAACATTGTGGGTTGCAGAGGACTTGGTACAGCCAGAGGGCGAGAATGAAACTCCAGAAGATGTTGCAGAAaggtgtttgaatttgttgataGCCCAGGGAATGCTTCAAGTGACAAAGAAGAAGCTTAATGGGAATGTTAAAATGGTGCGATTGCCCGATGCCCTAAGACAATATTGGTCATCCAAAGCTCAACAAGCCACATTTCTTGGAGTTCATACTAACACAAGATCTGAGTTGTCCCTAGGCACCAATAAGATCCGTCGTCTGGTTGATCATCTTGATAAAGAAGATATCAGCTTTGATCATATTCATGGTAATCACAACAGAACTTCTAGTAGTTCTTTGACACCTTGCTACGAAGATGTACTTTCTTTTCAGTCCTTTGATACTCGAAAAGAAAGCAAACCAGGAGAAGAAGTGGGAAACTTTCTTCGTCAAAGCATATCCAGTGGTGGCTTCCTAGTACTGCTCGTGCTTGATCTCGAAAATGTATTCAGACCAAAGTTACCTGAGGCAATGGGCAAACTAACTCGACTAAGGTACCTTGGCTTAAGATCTACATTCCTCGAGATACTTCCATCATCTATAAGCAAGTTGCAGAATGTTCAAACACTGGACATGAAGCATACTTGCATCAACACTCTTCCTAATTCAATCTGGAAGCTACAGCAATTGCGACACTTACACTTGAGTGAGAGTTGTCGAAGTAAACTTATGCTTCGACATGATACAAATATTCCTACAATCCTCCAAACATTGTGTGGGCTTCTTGTAGATGAGGAGACTCCCGTAAGAGATGGCCTAGACAGGTTACTCGATATTAGGAAATTGGGATTGACAGTATCATCTAAACAAGAGGCAATAACATTGCAACTGCAGGCAGTAGTTGACTGGGTTCTAAAACTGAACCAACTCCGGTCTTTAAGGCTCAAATCTATTGATGAAAGCAATCAGCCATGGGATCTAGAGTTGAAGCCTTTAGTAAGCCTTGTGAATCTTTCTTACATTTACTTGCTCGGATGGTTAAGGAATCCATCCATTATGTCCCAATTCCCATACAGCCTCATCGACCTCACCTTATCAGGGTCAGGACTTGTAGAAGATCCAATGCAGTCACTGGATAAGCTTCCCAACCTTAGAAGTCTTAAATTGCTTGCCAAATCTTATTTAGGGAAGAACATGCTTTGCTCTTTAGGAGGCTTTCCTCAGCTTCGAGTTCTTAAACTATGGAAGTTAGAGCAACTGGAGGAATGGCATGTAGAGAAAGGAGCACTACAAGCTCTCCGAGATTTGGAGATTAGATTCTGCAGAAGTCTGAAAATTCTTCCTGCAGAATTGCTACATAGAACTctcttgaaaattgaaattatatctGCCCAGTAA